A region from the Desulfitobacterium dehalogenans ATCC 51507 genome encodes:
- a CDS encoding single-stranded DNA-binding protein, with amino-acid sequence MPTVNELLDKVKTELSNLLSGEVFLLRDLFKGYEWNRISRSDRLLLGTLFLNYIKTDDIGVVPIEKTSSGQQRYKKGESE; translated from the coding sequence ATGCCAACTGTGAATGAATTATTAGATAAAGTAAAGACTGAATTATCAAATCTATTATCTGGAGAAGTGTTCCTTTTACGAGATCTGTTCAAGGGATACGAATGGAACCGGATTTCTAGAAGTGATCGATTGCTCCTTGGCACCTTATTTCTCAACTATATAAAGACAGATGATATAGGGGTTGTACCGATAGAAAAGACTTCGTCGGGGCAGCAGAGATATAAGAAGGGAGAAAGCGAATGA
- a CDS encoding ABC-three component system protein: MIIAPISAIPSWEGFEYQRHIALFIALKHIWDEFEKDNEGEINLYKLGIEGAEDFSIIKDDHYISLHQVKEGAVVNLDDNDKMCFILSALQYEVESAYFHIVPEANISSDFIEKTIKSIDYLISELNKEVKTKEEFGGEITLLETAHGEKIKKGDALYKQTEERFIVISHITSNTTKGSVYKILDFVCADNKEKTNVVNKINEVISELSSYREKLNGKSDSDIWEVFSERFAAPTNVIQNSCEIIEKILKKTKPEGSIFYNETYYQFIYDKLVLLSKEVIRSHNTRSKKNSCKVEFSEMLDLIIKDHKAESNTTEYQYYELLQLINDTFKKYPNSSRTDCVCSDCESCTTFDECNLYHQMIEICNKSYEDKKDFLYKLLLRTPKNNLPREAVINNLFITLLKEIECLKCYDSNVILAEKNKEIYRLTLDENEYIEDFEAQLRKELSLNNADKFLIYESDVLITDRLDKLDYRYNQNNFNVMGANELDEIVDITSDSVERQKINYNKSKVMRIISKDIAKGELIDNG; this comes from the coding sequence ATGATAATAGCACCTATTAGTGCCATTCCGTCTTGGGAGGGGTTTGAGTACCAACGGCATATAGCCTTATTTATAGCCTTGAAACATATATGGGATGAATTTGAAAAAGATAATGAGGGGGAAATCAATCTATATAAATTGGGAATTGAAGGTGCAGAGGACTTTTCAATTATAAAAGACGATCATTACATCAGTTTGCATCAAGTAAAAGAGGGTGCAGTAGTTAATCTAGATGATAATGATAAAATGTGTTTTATTTTATCTGCTTTGCAGTATGAGGTTGAAAGTGCCTATTTTCATATTGTCCCAGAAGCTAATATTTCGTCTGATTTTATAGAAAAAACTATAAAGAGCATTGATTATCTTATATCTGAACTAAATAAAGAAGTTAAGACAAAGGAAGAATTTGGTGGGGAGATAACACTTTTAGAAACTGCTCATGGGGAAAAAATAAAAAAAGGCGATGCTCTATATAAACAAACTGAAGAAAGATTTATCGTAATTAGTCATATTACTTCCAATACGACTAAGGGTTCTGTGTATAAAATATTAGATTTTGTTTGTGCAGATAATAAAGAAAAAACGAATGTGGTTAATAAAATAAATGAAGTTATATCAGAGTTATCTTCATACAGAGAGAAATTGAATGGTAAATCTGATTCAGATATATGGGAGGTATTCAGCGAGAGATTTGCTGCACCCACAAACGTCATTCAAAATTCGTGTGAGATTATTGAGAAGATATTAAAAAAGACAAAACCCGAGGGAAGTATATTCTATAATGAAACGTATTATCAATTCATATATGACAAGTTAGTCTTGCTCTCAAAAGAAGTGATACGTTCTCATAATACTCGCAGTAAAAAGAATTCTTGTAAAGTGGAGTTTTCCGAAATGCTTGATCTGATAATAAAAGATCATAAGGCAGAGAGTAATACAACAGAATATCAGTATTATGAGTTGCTTCAGTTGATCAACGATACATTTAAAAAATATCCTAATAGCAGCCGAACGGATTGTGTTTGTAGTGACTGCGAGAGTTGCACCACTTTTGATGAGTGTAATTTATATCATCAGATGATAGAAATTTGCAATAAGAGCTACGAAGATAAAAAGGATTTTTTATATAAGCTGCTCTTAAGAACTCCTAAGAATAATTTGCCAAGAGAAGCGGTTATTAACAATTTATTCATTACATTATTGAAAGAAATTGAATGTTTGAAGTGTTATGATTCCAATGTTATTTTGGCTGAAAAAAACAAAGAAATATATCGATTAACATTGGATGAAAATGAGTATATTGAAGATTTTGAAGCCCAATTGCGTAAAGAATTAAGCTTAAACAATGCAGATAAATTTCTTATTTATGAAAGTGATGTCTTAATTACCGACAGATTAGATAAGCTTGATTATAGATACAATCAAAATAACTTTAATGTTATGGGGGCGAATGAATTAGATGAAATTGTGGATATAACTTCTGATTCTGTTGAACGGCAAAAAATTAATTACAACAAATCAAAAGTCATGAGAATAATAAGCAAAGATATTGCAAAGGGGGAACTGATAGATAATGGATGA
- a CDS encoding ABC-three component system middle component 1, protein MDDLINKIFNSYNYIKVTGVGRTNIKFYKHEHTEIANYFIINSIDCRAIEKDEAEVINALEQLENEYSKGIHSDNISFKQQIIESFGNVKEASQIDKNTSAIYLLLFENIENMSNYRNAVYSIEESPNYFKRYVLPYTQKQLEQLKNSLSQFSDRSLVDALCQIADDEDNYFKLVEGKDLDSTYGLVIRMFSKLPFLQYKFKTELAPEPIEKQVERGLIDKQIKYHKILNNVESNIEEILLLEDDLKVDEDDLEKEIKKLLKGVK, encoded by the coding sequence ATGGATGATTTGATTAATAAAATCTTTAACTCATACAATTATATTAAGGTAACCGGTGTTGGCAGAACAAATATAAAATTCTACAAGCATGAACACACGGAAATAGCAAATTATTTCATCATTAACTCTATAGATTGTAGGGCAATTGAAAAAGATGAGGCAGAAGTAATTAATGCATTAGAACAGCTTGAAAATGAATACTCAAAAGGCATCCATTCGGACAACATTTCGTTTAAGCAACAAATAATAGAATCCTTTGGTAACGTAAAAGAAGCCAGCCAGATAGATAAGAATACATCGGCAATCTATCTATTATTATTTGAAAACATAGAAAATATGAGCAATTATAGAAATGCTGTTTATTCAATAGAAGAATCACCCAATTATTTCAAAAGGTATGTTTTGCCTTATACACAAAAACAACTAGAGCAATTGAAAAATTCGCTATCCCAATTTAGTGACAGATCATTAGTAGATGCATTGTGTCAAATTGCAGATGATGAGGATAATTATTTTAAGTTGGTTGAAGGTAAAGATTTAGATAGTACATATGGCTTGGTAATTCGAATGTTCTCTAAACTTCCATTTTTGCAGTATAAGTTTAAAACTGAATTAGCACCTGAGCCTATTGAAAAACAGGTTGAACGTGGTTTAATAGACAAGCAAATCAAGTACCATAAAATTTTGAATAATGTTGAATCTAACATTGAGGAGATACTTCTATTAGAAGATGACCTTAAAGTTGATGAGGATGATTTGGAAAAAGAAATCAAAAAATTGTTGAAAGGGGTAAAATAG
- a CDS encoding AAA family ATPase, which translates to MSYKIESLKVRNFKCFDYKKFYEFYFVHDTNPTILSGPNGFGKTTFFDAIELIFTKRITRLNSEIEDGRTNLGKNILLNTSSECGYLILTLINERHEKITIIAKIDNSLTKLTIDTAIKFTCIEGEVDTNKFDEFLSSDINWKDDILGFKNLNYIKEHFNIYYYVSQAESVHFLKNSISSRKDSMTRLLQTETIQGKIDKIEKNLIGATKAKNGVLINDEIKATKAELENKIANLKMKLDDAGGVYKETSYTPLLVYPQNYEMKKWDVENLELKDISEKQLLAYIDEINGIYNLYHDLPDYRKHLKNNEIMMFSNDNEAISNYTKFNVFMDGNKFNLKQVEDEIEKSNRLLDVFKYSTFFRSGLDISKYKKEDMISLQELGMIQETLVIDDVDIIVSEIKVLNSQLGENQKKTNELIQAREKLHSVRENNANASRCPYCDSTFDKPELLEEAYSALSTQLKSSQDNISAEIKSKKEKLSIYSKSTVNSIGELLANIDDNQIEKIRTVASEYSILLKSEKKIDDISKIHEFVGAVNSWRELDETNKIIELKRIIESKLSDYENKTFSENLRLYNYDNIFKENADLLSMEQSNLNDKTATDNKIMFVRYQNSLLRNNEIDQIKNHIKTLIIKLKKLEKVRNNFDDLKTLYNVAIDEYKNLVLKKLRVPLLIYTGKILQDYQNGLGVFINKDEMRFVSNGDAKHDILNTFSSGQLSGFVLSFLFAMNKRYISEQTDDIGFILIDDPVQTMDDINIASFIEVLRNDFPNKQIILSTHETDKENYILYKFLKYNLKGQSFNVKDEMY; encoded by the coding sequence GTGAGTTATAAAATTGAAAGTCTAAAAGTACGCAATTTTAAGTGTTTTGACTATAAGAAATTCTATGAATTTTATTTTGTACATGATACAAATCCTACTATTTTATCGGGACCTAATGGATTTGGAAAAACAACATTTTTTGATGCCATTGAGCTGATTTTTACTAAAAGAATCACACGTTTAAATTCGGAGATCGAAGATGGAAGAACCAACCTTGGTAAAAATATTCTGTTAAATACATCAAGTGAATGCGGATATTTAATATTAACATTGATAAATGAAAGACATGAAAAGATAACTATTATTGCAAAGATAGATAATAGTCTTACGAAGCTTACCATTGATACTGCTATCAAATTCACTTGTATTGAAGGAGAAGTTGATACAAATAAATTTGATGAATTTTTAAGTAGTGATATAAATTGGAAGGACGATATTTTAGGTTTCAAGAATTTAAATTACATAAAAGAGCATTTCAATATTTACTATTACGTTTCTCAAGCTGAATCCGTTCATTTTCTTAAAAATAGTATATCCAGTAGAAAAGACAGCATGACAAGACTTCTTCAAACAGAAACTATACAAGGAAAGATCGATAAAATAGAGAAAAATTTAATTGGAGCAACAAAGGCAAAAAATGGAGTTTTGATTAATGATGAAATAAAAGCTACAAAAGCTGAGTTAGAGAATAAGATAGCTAATTTAAAAATGAAATTAGATGATGCCGGGGGAGTATATAAAGAAACGAGTTATACTCCGTTACTTGTTTATCCTCAAAATTATGAAATGAAAAAATGGGATGTTGAGAATCTAGAATTAAAGGATATTTCAGAGAAACAACTCTTAGCATATATTGATGAAATAAATGGCATCTATAACCTATATCATGATTTACCTGACTATAGGAAACACCTGAAAAATAATGAAATAATGATGTTCTCAAATGACAATGAAGCAATCTCAAATTACACAAAATTTAATGTATTTATGGATGGTAATAAGTTTAATCTTAAACAAGTTGAAGATGAAATTGAAAAATCTAACCGATTACTGGATGTGTTTAAATACAGTACTTTCTTCCGTAGTGGATTGGATATTTCAAAATATAAAAAAGAAGACATGATTTCTTTGCAAGAATTAGGAATGATTCAGGAGACGTTAGTAATTGATGACGTAGATATTATTGTTAGCGAAATAAAAGTGCTAAATTCCCAACTCGGAGAGAACCAAAAGAAGACAAATGAACTGATACAAGCTAGAGAGAAACTTCATTCAGTTAGAGAAAACAATGCAAACGCAAGTCGCTGTCCTTATTGCGATAGCACTTTTGATAAACCTGAGTTATTGGAAGAAGCATATAGCGCTTTAAGTACTCAGTTGAAAAGCTCACAAGATAATATTTCTGCTGAAATAAAAAGCAAGAAAGAAAAACTATCTATTTATTCCAAATCAACAGTTAATTCAATAGGAGAATTACTTGCGAACATAGATGACAACCAAATTGAAAAAATTCGTACCGTTGCAAGTGAGTATTCTATACTTCTTAAGTCAGAAAAGAAAATAGATGATATTTCAAAAATTCATGAATTTGTTGGAGCCGTTAATTCGTGGAGAGAACTAGATGAGACAAACAAAATTATTGAACTGAAAAGAATTATCGAGTCTAAGCTTTCTGACTATGAAAACAAGACTTTCTCAGAGAATTTAAGGCTCTATAATTATGACAATATATTTAAGGAAAATGCTGATCTATTATCAATGGAACAATCAAATTTAAATGACAAAACTGCCACAGATAATAAAATTATGTTTGTAAGATATCAAAATAGTCTTCTGAGAAATAATGAGATCGATCAGATTAAAAATCATATCAAGACATTAATCATCAAATTGAAGAAACTTGAAAAAGTCAGAAATAACTTCGATGATTTAAAGACTTTGTATAATGTTGCAATTGATGAATACAAGAACTTAGTTCTGAAGAAGTTGCGCGTACCACTCCTAATATACACAGGGAAAATATTGCAGGATTATCAAAATGGTCTTGGTGTATTTATTAATAAAGACGAAATGAGATTTGTTTCGAATGGTGATGCAAAACATGACATACTCAACACATTCAGCTCAGGGCAGTTATCTGGGTTTGTACTATCCTTTTTGTTTGCAATGAATAAGCGGTATATTTCAGAACAAACAGATGACATAGGATTTATTCTAATTGATGACCCGGTACAAACTATGGATGATATTAATATAGCATCATTCATAGAAGTGCTAAGGAATGATTTTCCAAACAAACAGATTATTTTATCTACACATGAGACTGACAAAGAAAACTATATACTCTACAAATTTTTAAAATATAACCTAAAAGGCCAATCATTCAATGTTAAAGATGAAATGTACTAA
- a CDS encoding MBL fold metallo-hydrolase has translation MELRQLTDCVFYSMYNKEADRPILEYINGQKYSLMVDSGNSKKHVELFNEAISNFGLRKPNLIAITHWHWDHTFGMNAVEGVTIAHKKTNNKLAEMAKWKWTDSEMKKRLEAKVEIKFADTCIRKEYPLLSEIRVTTSDISFNGNMEIDLGDVVVELHHIESPHSEDCTCIFIPQERVLFIGDAVGVDYYNNCYLDKDKLCSLITAIEEFDFCVMGHAEPVSKLDILNIMGSLLER, from the coding sequence ATGGAGTTGAGGCAGCTTACAGATTGTGTTTTTTATAGTATGTATAATAAAGAGGCTGATAGGCCGATTCTTGAATATATAAACGGGCAGAAGTATTCTTTAATGGTGGACTCAGGTAATTCTAAAAAACATGTTGAATTATTTAATGAAGCTATAAGTAATTTTGGATTAAGAAAACCGAACCTTATTGCTATTACTCATTGGCATTGGGATCATACTTTTGGCATGAATGCAGTGGAAGGGGTTACAATTGCTCACAAAAAAACGAATAATAAACTAGCGGAAATGGCAAAGTGGAAATGGACAGATTCTGAAATGAAAAAGAGATTGGAAGCAAAGGTTGAGATTAAATTTGCTGATACTTGTATCCGGAAAGAATATCCGCTACTTTCGGAGATACGGGTAACGACTTCCGATATCTCTTTCAATGGAAATATGGAAATTGATCTAGGAGATGTTGTTGTAGAATTACATCATATAGAATCTCCTCACAGTGAAGATTGTACATGCATATTTATACCTCAAGAAAGAGTGTTATTTATTGGTGATGCTGTTGGAGTGGATTATTATAATAATTGTTATTTAGATAAAGATAAATTATGTTCTTTAATTACAGCAATTGAAGAATTTGATTTCTGTGTAATGGGACATGCCGAACCAGTAAGTAAACTGGATATTCTTAATATCATGGGTTCTCTTCTGGAACGTTAG